One genomic region from Euleptes europaea isolate rEulEur1 chromosome 6, rEulEur1.hap1, whole genome shotgun sequence encodes:
- the BAHD1 gene encoding bromo adjacent homology domain-containing 1 protein — protein sequence MTHARKKPLLLLKHSAGSVGQALSPIDGERMDRTEAEDSEQGNGTEGQSCQSRFAGVNKIRNSQEHRKTYPLRKRLSSSVDKKTCSVLLTRLEDVAGSFSEETQSVMKRGLSNCVDDFRPACLSDQVQVGGAGTNDSSLGKCTVSCPVTEQEGHDACLSVPRKRRLASLNAEAVNNLLFERDDGLLSGRRFRKDSTKVSGVCCTKTVCCKTQCAWPLLEKHSSKTVKGKNQNGSNRKCDPYDQLLDDVFDGKRREDSGVSYHPAPKRLASLNAVAFLKLTHEKDHPLKPRSKSTGEGKSENHCSKSKLKWAKANRKNCVKSKKETSTIKIEGQHGWQGVTEGAFRKVAHQDSPRIYGKAETISYEPLPNSCEGTEGFCHRLPLLMGGQASMKPEYGRPGEKSPTPKQEFHQPSFPVPQFHPLPVPGNHADCGCVYESSGLTPLNGFYVYYGQSGYSSYTHCSVYPKDELSQATSCEGLLVSPGSLPSDPSFQPFHWCNSPYCCGEGTAINNSYSLCGVMHVPESRVSGVHMGRNSYPYKMPFTADSCKSLDQLSLTIPVAGHPVSPAHPLSGCPVPSVPPAAEPVPHLQTPNSEPQTMARECPQSSKPPSGSKSGLRNTTSCLHVSDSKTARAHSHPKQQRINRRRATNGWVPVGAASEKAVYVVNEPEPAVRKSYQAVERDGEIIRVRDTVLLKSGPRKKSMPYVAKISALWEDPKTGELMMSLLWYYRPEHTQGGRNPSMHQNEIFASRHQDENSVACIEEKCYVLTFAEYCRFCALAKRRVEGIPGKKTVMVPPSEEYSTPAHRKVPEDTDPELVFLCRHVYDFRHGRILKNPQ from the exons ATGACGCATGCCCGGAAGAAACCGCTCTTACTTCTGAAACACTCAGCTGGTTCTGTGGGTCAAGCTTTGTCACCGATTGACGGTGAGAGAATGGATAGGACTGAGGCGGAGGACAGCGAGCAAGGAAATGGTACCGAGGGGCAAAGCTGCCAGAGTAGATTTGCAGGCGTGAATAAAATCAGGAATTCACAAGAACACCGAAAGACGTATCCATTGAGGAAACGTCTCAGCTCATCCGTGGATAAAAAGACATGCTCGGTGCTCCTCACGAGACTGGAAGATGTAGCCGGATCCTTTTCAGAGGAAACTCAGAGCGTCATGAAAAGAGGTCTCTCCAATTGTGTGGATGACTTCAGACCTGCCTGCCTTTCAGATCAAGTTCAAGTGGGGGGAGCAGGAACGAACGACTCATCGTTAGGGAAATGCACAGTATCTTGTCCAGTCACTGAGCAGGAGGGACATGACGCCTGCCTCTCAGTGCCCAGGAAACGAAGGCTAGCCTCCCTGAATGCAGAAGCAGTGAACAACCTGCTGTTCGAACGGGACGATGGCCTATTATCTGGCAGACGTTTTCGAAAAGATTCCACCAAAGTCAGTGGAGTTTGTTGCACTAAGACCGTATGTTGCAAAACTCAGTGCGCTTGGCCCTTGCTGGAAAAGCATAGCTCTAAAACAGTGAAGGGAAAGAACCAAAACGGATCGAATCGGAAGTGTGATCCTTATGACCAGTTATTGGATGATGTCTTTGATGGGAAGAGGCGGGAGGATAGTGGGGTTTCCTACCATCCTGCTCCAAAGAGATTGGCCAGTCTCAATGCAGTGGCATTTCTGAAACTGACCCATGAGAAAGACCACCCGCTGAAGCCGAGGAGTAAATCGACTGGCGAGGGCAAGTCTGAAAATCACTGTTCCAAATCGAAGCTCAAGTGGGCCAAAGCCAACAGGAAAAATTGTGTTAAATCCAAAAAGGAAACGTCCACTATAAAAATAGAGGGTCAGCATGGCTGGCAAGGAGTCACCGAGGGTGCATTTAGAAAAGTAGCCCATCAGGATTCTCCTAGAATCTATGGGAAAGCAGAAACTATCAGTTACGAACCATTACCTAACTCTTGTGAGGGCACAGAGGGTTTCTGTCACAGGCTGCCTTTGCTTATGGGTGGGCAAGCTTCCATGAAGCCTGAATATGGAAGACCTGGAGAGAAATCTCCTACCCCCAAGCAGGAATTCCATCAGCCTTCCTTCCCAGTACCTCAGTTCCATCCTTTGCCGGTGCCAGGAAATCATGCGGACTGTGGCTGTGTCTATGAATCATCAGGCTTGACTCCATTAAATGGGTTTTATGTTTATTATGGTCAAAGTGGATACAGTAGTTACACTCATTGCTCTGTTTACCCGAAGGATGAGTTGTCGCAGGCAACAAGTTGTGAGGGCCTTTTGGTATCTCCAGGTTCCTTGCCATCAGATCCCTCGTTTCAGCCATTTCACTGGTGCAACTCTCCATATTGTTGTGGAGAAGGAACAGCAATTAATAATAGTTACAGCCTTTGCGGAGTTATGCACGTCCCAGAAAGCAGAGTCAGTGGTGTGCATATGGGGCGGAACAGCTACCCTTATAAGATGCCTTTCACAGCAG ACAGCTGCAAGTCCCTGGACCAGCTGAGCCTCACAATCCCTGTGGCAGGGCACCCTGTTTCACCTGCCCACCCACTCTCAGGATGTCCGGTACCCAGTGTGCCACCAGCTGCAGAACCCGTTCCTCACTTGCAGACGCCCAACTCAGAGCCCCAGACTATGGCCCGCGAATGCCCACAGAGCTCCAAGCCCCCCAGTGGCTCTAAATCCGGTCTCCGGAATACTACCAGCTGTTTACACGTGTCTGACAGCAAAACAGCCAGGGCTCACTCGCATCCAAAGCAGCAGCGCATTAACCGAAGGAGAGCCACGAACGGCTGGGTACCTGTTGGCGCAGCTTCAGAGAAGGCCGTCTACGTTGTG AACGAACCCGAGCCAGCTGTTCGCAAGAGCTACCAAGCTGTGGAGAGAGACGGAGAAATCATCCGGGTCAGAGACACAGTGCTCCTGAAATCAGGACCGCGAAAGAAATCTATGCCTTACGTGGCAAAGATATCTGCTTTATGGGAAGATCCTAAAACAG gggagctgatgaTGAGCCTCCTGTGGTATTACAGACCGGAGCACACTCAGGGAGGCCGCAATCCTAGCATGCATCAA AACGAGATCTTTGCATCCCGACATCaggatgaaaacagtgttgcctGTATTGAGGAAAAGTGCTATGTTCTGACCTTTGCAGAGTACTGCAG